A stretch of DNA from Cannabis sativa cultivar Pink pepper isolate KNU-18-1 chromosome X, ASM2916894v1, whole genome shotgun sequence:
TATGGGTTTTGGTTATTTCAGGCTACTTTTTACAGAGATGCATCAGCTGTTAGTGGAAGAGTGGTTTCAATCAGAGCCCAGGTGACCACAGAAGCTCCTGCTACTAAGGTTGAGAAAGTTTCAAAGAAAGATGAAGAAGGTGTTGTTGTAAACAAGTTCAAACCCAAAAATCCTTACACTGGTAGATGTCTTCTCAACACTAAGATCACTGGTGATGATGCCCCTGGAGAGACTTGGCATATGGTTTTCAGCACTGAAGGTATCAACTTTTCTCACATGATAATTACACTTTCAATTAGTTGAATTCTCAATGTGTGTTTGGATTGGTTGAGATGTGTATTAAGTTTAAGGTGTGTTCGGAAGTAACTATGTTATTAATTTTTGGTGTTTTTGCTTGTTGTGACACTTAGGTGAGGTCCCATACAGAGAAGGACAATCAATTGGAGTGATTGCAGATGGTGAAGACAAGAATGGAAAGCCTCACAAGCTGAGGTTATACTCAATTGCCAGCAGTGCTCTTGGTGACTTTGGAGACACAAAAACTGTGAGTTTGTTATGATTATGTTTAACTtcataatttcatattttttgttttactaAGATTAGAGATTTAATTGGTGGGATGGTGTTGATTTTTCTTTACACAGGTTTCTCTATGTGTGAAAAGGCTTGTGTACACAAATGAACAAGGAGAAATTGTTAAGGGAGTTTGCTCTAACTTCTTATGTAAGGACATTGAAAACTTCTATATCAAATTccattagaaaaatataataataataagggtaAATAGAGACATAACTACATAaagttaatgtttatttttagcggcataagtatctaatgtttgtaaaactgtaatttttctctaatttcgtGAGTACAAATtctgttattgtcttaaacaaGGTACATATAAGGGTCAGATTCTAAATCATTGGGTTTAGATAGAAATATGTAGTATTAgttacttttaaatatttttttaataaattcaaaacggaATTTATACTGATAAATTtggagaaaaattacagttttacaaatattaagtaCTTATGTCGCTATTTATCCTATTAATAATAAACTTGAAGATGACTTAAGTGGTAAATTTCAGGTGATTTGAAGCCTGGTGCTGAAGTAAAAATTACTGGACCTGTTGGAAAAGAGATGCTTATGCCTAAAGATCCTAATGCCACCATCATCATGGTATGTAAAATTTTTCATATTAATCAAAACCATAACTATATTTAGTGTGTAacatttttaatcaattttttgtttCTTGATTTACTCTTATAGCTTGCAACCGGAACTGGAATCGCGCCATTCCGATCATTCTTGTGGAAGATGTTCTTCGAGAAGCATGAAAACTACAaggtaaattttacatgttCTTAACTATTGAGACTCTGTTCAGTACACTGTATTatatcgtattgtattgtatatcaTTATAATGTGTAAATTTTACCAGTTCAATGGTTTGGCATGGCTTTTCTTGGGTGTTCCCACAAGCAGCTCACTTCTATACAAAGAGGTTAGAATTTGAGATAGTCATAATAATTGATGTTTAATTGTATGATTTCAACACAAACAAAgttgttgatgattttggtTTCGGGTTTGTTAGGaatttgagaaaatgaaagagaAGGCTCCAGAGAATTTCAGGCTCGATTTCGCGGTGAGCCGAGAGCAAACAAATGAGAAAGGAGAGAAAATGTACATCCAAACCAGAATGGCTGAATATGCAGAAGAGTTATGGCAATTACTACAAAAAGACAACACTTTTGTGTACATGTGTGGACTCAAGGGAATGGAAAAGGGTATTGATGAGATTATGAGTCCATTGGCTGCTAAAGATGGTAAGAGgactataataatattttgaaaaatatgtttttttttatacccCATTTTGTAAATTAGTTCGAAATAGTCTCTGAACTCAATTTAGTCATGttattctctaaaatatttaccTAAAATTGAGTTTAAGAGACCATTTTAAAccaatttacaaaatactagaTTTTTCTAAGCATagaatttaactaaatattagCGAAAAAGAaaggatttaaattttttttattatttttgaataaaacaAAATGAGATCGATTCCAAGAATCcaaatagatattttttggtaacGCATTTTGTAAATTAGTTCAAAATAGTTTTCAAACTCGATTTTACCCCAAATATTCTCTCGGGGGAAAAATATTTTGACTAAAATCGAATTCGGGAGactattttgaattaatttacaaaatacggGAGCTTTCAAACATAgaattcaagaaaatatttAGCGAAAAGAGAGGATCCaaaatgtttgtttttttatttgagttgagatttgtttttaatttttggcaCCCTATTTTGTAAATTAGTTCAAAATAGTTTCCGAACTCAATTTTAATCCAAATATTCTCCAAAATCGAGTTCGAAGACTATTTTGAATCAATTTACAAAATACGAGAtctttcaaaacataaaattcAAACAAATATTTAGCGAAAATATAAGAACcgaaatgttattattattcattattttattttattttatttcttctgAGTAGGCATTGAATGGATTGATTACAAGAAGCAGCTGAAGAAGGCAGAGCAATGGAATGTGGAAGTGTACTAATTCCTCTTTACAATTGTTGTACAAATATCTCtcctttcttctttattttcttcaTAAGGGTTTCAGTTTCCACTGCATTGGTGTAGATAGGTAATGCCCTTGTAATtcctctctgttttttttttgggtctttttttttttatcttaattaAAAATGATGCAGTTGTATTGTTATGGCCTCAATATGAATTTTCTTTATGAGGAACCATGGGAGAGTACACTATATAAGAAGCCAATTTCTACATCTTCATTGACTTTTTCTTCTCTTGCTGATTTGTCTTGTATTTTCACTTCATAATTTTCATTCTTGTGTTGGTTTTTTAGGTTTAATATATAAGAATCACTtaattatgagaaattatttgttgtgattaaaaaattaaaactaaaagtgttactaaacgatacaattattttttaaaattaccaaaaagttATGAgtgttttgtaaatgatttgTTTTGGGTCTTGAGTTGGGTGAGCCCGAGATGCAAGCTTAGTCGTTTTAGCTAAGGTGTTGTCGGTCCTACCCACACTATCTTTTCTaatgagtaattttttttttttgaggaaattacactttataccatttttatattgtcctcttttatttttaccctcttttttaaagtttatcatttttacctctttttttaaacattgtaccaattttgcccctgtcacttcaaaatactctccatgtaactctcttatgtcagtgtattttgggtacaatacatataaaaagaggtatgtttcaaataaatataaaattagaggtaaatttgatcaataaattaataaaaggggtatttttcaacttacccctttttttttcttggattattttataaagtgaaatttttatttttatagtttttgaaGGATAAATTtgcaaaaatataactttttctttaaaaagagttattttagaaaaaattttaaaaatatggaaaaaaaaacacatacagTACCTCATTGCctgattatatattataaaaaaattatatgaaattttattaaaaaaaatatacataattttttttgaaaataaaattcaaatattaaaattaacattaaataagaaaaaaatcttaaaaaaatattcaccctttgcttagtttaatttatttggGAGGAAGGAAAGGAGGGAAATGAAAGAAATATCTATGGATTCCAATCTTTTAGGCCCACAAAAAATAATCCCTCCAATATATGGGTGGATTGAATACAAAAagttgttaatttattttttaataattaacatGTCTAGTTTTTTTAataggggtttttttttttttgtttttttattttacactttattatttttttttttgtatttttacagaattctacaCAGAAATTCATATTGCAACCCACATAAAAACTACCGAAGCAACCCAaactgtaaattaaaaaaaaaaataaaaaatagtatatagaataatttctcttttaaatatagttttctttagataataaaataaatgaggtATTTCCTTTCCTCCTATTATACCAAACAATTTTGAGGTACACAACTCATATACAATTCATTCAAAAATAGTGTAAGAGtggtttttaaaaattatattaaactttgtgccgtttggtaacatttttgttttctaattttttaatcacaaaatgaaagtaaaatttttgtttttaaaaattttgtttttgaaaaacaaaaatgcgttttgtaaccatttttatttttcaattttaaaaacagataacaaaagtgtgttctgtaaagttcatttttattttcattttctgattttacttacgtcaggtctaggtctggagtcggatttgggttcaagtcagaggtcgggttcagcgccaggaccgtggggggatttgggtccgggtcatgATTGAAGTCcaagatattgattaagaaaaaaaaaactgtttaaaaaaatattggaagtgattttttttttgttttttaaattttgattctcaattaaaaaattgaaaagtaaaaaaagttttatagaacatgtttttgaataatattttcactttttcaattttaaaaacagaaaactgattaaaaaagtattaccaaacgacaccttaatttttctttttaaaatattagattATACTTATCATTTTGTGAACCTTGCAATAGAACTCCCCATTAAATATTTGTTTCATTTCTTTTAGTTTACTAGCAAAAATAAAAGGAGTATTTCACCAATACACcaaataacaacaaaataatataaaaatacgatagtacagaattttaaatatttttacaattttatttatgaaaaatacggtcttttgatgtatttttatattgtactcttgttGATTTAttgttgatattatttttttattacttttatgtaatttttttatttttttataaaacaccataaaaatttataaaaaaaaatctttgaacctaaaagttttaatttattacaaagaaaatagtattttatcttattatccaaataaaaatgtataatatttGGTTTAGTAGTGAATTACTTAAAAAGTgctataattcaaataaaagtaataataaatgGTATAAATCATTTAAATGGGCCGTAAGGCCCATAAAAGAAAATGGCCTAGAGAACGAGATTGAAGAGTCTAGGGTTGTGTTAGGGTTTCGCTCGTATATAAAAAAAGCTTATTCAACACAAATTCTCTCTCCTATACATTCGTgtatactgtatatatatatacacatatatatacacacagacACCGCCATTAGCCACTTGGTCCACTGATACTATCTCTCTTATTCCTATAGGGATCATCATCGAGGTTCAGCTATGGCGGAGGAGAGGTCTACTGGTACGGTCCGTTGGTTCAACGATTCGAAGGGTTTCGGTTTCATCAAGCCCGATGACGGTGGCGAAGATCTGTTCGTTCATCAATCTTCGATCAAATCCGATGGTTTCCGAAGCTTATCTGAGAACGAAGCTGTTGAGTTTCAAGTTGTTCTCGCTGAAGATGGGAAAACTAAGGCCGTTGATGTGACCGGTCCTGATGGATCGTCTTTGCAGGGTAACAAGAAGGAGAGTTTCGGCGGTGGTGGTCGTAGAGGTGGCCGTGGAGGTGGTGGTCCAGGTTTTGGTGGTGGTTGGAGAGGTGGAGATCGTCGTAacggtggtggtggtggaggaGGTTGTTATAATTGCGGCGATACTGGTCATATGGCTAGGGATTGCGATCGCGGCAATAACGGTGGTGGAAGCGGTGGAGGCGGAGGCGGTTGTTATCAATGTGGTGAATTCGGTCACATGGCGAGAAGCTGT
This window harbors:
- the LOC115702780 gene encoding ferredoxin--NADP reductase, leaf-type isozyme, chloroplastic, coding for MAAAVTAAVSFPSSKSTSLPTRTSIITPDRITLKKATFYRDASAVSGRVVSIRAQVTTEAPATKVEKVSKKDEEGVVVNKFKPKNPYTGRCLLNTKITGDDAPGETWHMVFSTEGEVPYREGQSIGVIADGEDKNGKPHKLRLYSIASSALGDFGDTKTVSLCVKRLVYTNEQGEIVKGVCSNFLCDLKPGAEVKITGPVGKEMLMPKDPNATIIMLATGTGIAPFRSFLWKMFFEKHENYKFNGLAWLFLGVPTSSSLLYKEEFEKMKEKAPENFRLDFAVSREQTNEKGEKMYIQTRMAEYAEELWQLLQKDNTFVYMCGLKGMEKGIDEIMSPLAAKDGIEWIDYKKQLKKAEQWNVEVY
- the LOC115702777 gene encoding glycine-rich protein 2-like, with product MAEERSTGTVRWFNDSKGFGFIKPDDGGEDLFVHQSSIKSDGFRSLSENEAVEFQVVLAEDGKTKAVDVTGPDGSSLQGNKKESFGGGGRRGGRGGGGPGFGGGWRGGDRRNGGGGGGGCYNCGDTGHMARDCDRGNNGGGSGGGGGGCYQCGEFGHMARSCPKANEGGGGGGGGGSGGACYNCGDFGHIARDCNSASGGGRGGGGGGGSGACYNCGEVGHLARDCSSASGGRGGGGGGRFGSGDAGGGGGGCYSCGKPGHFARECTEAA